The following proteins are encoded in a genomic region of Syntrophotaleaceae bacterium:
- a CDS encoding penicillin-binding protein activator, which produces MAKLNQVQRAAGSQVNWRIFLPILGILAAFLFVSMAAFAAELSMDTTGDLFARGMSLYQSGEEEQALDALTRFVSTDSSSPRSAQAVLVLARIHAARGQHKESLALLKRIPPDRRGPEFKLLQGMAEIKVGRVEQGIAQLKALEEVELAPRDRVKYLEALADGHRYLGRWMESLFFYFRALPLAADEDSAAHYLQQAGDLIANQLSDDQLAEAAFLFEGSPLAQQVGLERAERYFRAGQTYQALSEVVKVLQEPGDFPGRDRAVQLRERLAGSEMPNRTVGVILPLSGRYAAFGKLVQRGIELAAREQVNGEQAVRLIFKDSAADPEASARAVSELANVEQVLGILGPLTGHAAASAAERAELEKVPLLTLSQHRGLPETGPYVFRTSLTNEQQALALARYAVEERNLTRFAILAPENRLGQDLTASFIREVQAHGGRVVAQQTYPETATDFRRQIKLLKGKDPNAPDEKRGSDDKQPVEEDPKLPFEALFIPDQAERVGLIVPQLPFYGLRGVQLLGINGWNSPELLRRGGRTIEGAVFVDGFFPHSDYPFVKDFVNRYFETYGEEPSILEAQGYDAAGIILSLAGRSNTRSREDLRNALSIVRNYPGVTGATSFDLEGDARKVLFLLQVQNGAIVQIN; this is translated from the coding sequence TTGGCAAAATTGAACCAGGTTCAACGTGCCGCCGGTTCGCAGGTGAATTGGCGGATCTTTCTGCCGATCCTCGGCATTCTCGCTGCATTCCTGTTCGTCTCGATGGCCGCCTTTGCTGCCGAACTTTCCATGGATACGACGGGCGATCTGTTTGCCCGTGGTATGTCCCTGTACCAGTCGGGAGAGGAGGAACAGGCTCTCGATGCGCTGACCCGGTTTGTTTCGACCGATTCCAGTTCCCCCCGGTCCGCGCAGGCGGTCCTGGTTCTCGCAAGAATCCATGCAGCCAGGGGACAGCATAAGGAATCCCTTGCCCTTCTCAAACGAATTCCCCCTGACCGCCGCGGCCCTGAATTCAAGTTGCTTCAGGGGATGGCCGAAATAAAGGTCGGACGGGTCGAACAGGGGATCGCCCAGCTCAAGGCGCTGGAGGAAGTGGAACTGGCGCCGCGGGACCGAGTCAAATACCTTGAGGCATTGGCCGATGGTCATCGCTATCTGGGACGGTGGATGGAATCCCTGTTTTTCTATTTTCGAGCCCTGCCGCTCGCGGCCGACGAGGATTCGGCGGCCCACTACCTGCAGCAGGCCGGGGATCTCATAGCCAATCAATTGAGCGATGACCAGCTCGCTGAAGCGGCCTTTCTCTTCGAGGGGTCGCCCCTTGCCCAGCAAGTCGGACTGGAAAGGGCGGAGCGCTATTTCCGGGCCGGACAGACCTATCAGGCTTTGAGCGAGGTGGTCAAGGTGCTGCAGGAGCCCGGCGACTTCCCAGGTCGGGACAGGGCTGTGCAGCTGCGTGAACGCCTGGCCGGAAGCGAGATGCCGAACCGCACCGTGGGAGTCATTCTGCCCTTGTCCGGACGATATGCCGCCTTCGGCAAGCTGGTGCAACGGGGCATCGAACTGGCGGCACGCGAGCAGGTGAACGGCGAACAGGCTGTCCGGCTGATTTTCAAAGACAGTGCCGCCGATCCCGAAGCCAGTGCCCGGGCCGTTTCCGAACTGGCCAACGTAGAGCAGGTTTTGGGGATACTGGGTCCCCTCACCGGACACGCCGCTGCCTCCGCAGCCGAACGGGCCGAACTTGAAAAAGTCCCTCTGCTCACCCTTTCGCAACACAGGGGGCTACCCGAAACAGGTCCTTATGTTTTTCGCACCTCTTTGACCAATGAGCAGCAGGCCCTGGCTTTGGCCCGCTATGCTGTCGAAGAGCGCAACCTGACCAGGTTTGCCATTCTCGCACCCGAAAACCGGCTGGGCCAGGATCTGACCGCCAGCTTCATCCGTGAGGTCCAGGCCCATGGCGGTCGGGTCGTGGCGCAGCAGACCTACCCCGAAACGGCAACCGATTTCCGCCGCCAGATCAAGCTGCTCAAAGGGAAAGACCCGAACGCTCCCGATGAAAAGCGCGGGAGTGATGACAAACAACCTGTGGAGGAAGACCCGAAACTCCCCTTCGAGGCCCTGTTCATTCCCGATCAAGCCGAGCGGGTCGGATTGATCGTGCCCCAGCTGCCTTTCTACGGACTGCGGGGTGTACAGCTGTTGGGCATCAACGGCTGGAATTCGCCGGAACTGCTTCGCCGGGGCGGACGCACTATCGAGGGAGCCGTTTTCGTCGACGGCTTTTTCCCGCACAGCGACTACCCCTTCGTCAAGGATTTCGTCAACCGCTACTTCGAAACCTATGGTGAAGAACCGAGCATTCTCGAGGCCCAGGGCTATGACGCCGCCGGCATCATTCTGTCCCTGGCCGGCCGGTCGAATACCCGGTCCCGCGAAGACTTGCGGAATGCCCTGAGTATCGTGCGGAATTACCCCGGAGTCACCGGAGCCACCTCTTTCGACCTCGAAGGGGATGCCCGCAAGGTGCTGTTCCTCCTGCAGGTTCAAAACGGAGCCATCGTCCAGATCAATTAA
- a CDS encoding cytochrome c peroxidase, producing the protein MQHPLRELKILFVILALALAVTGCGGGGGGSDDPPPATDPDPPPVTTAIPTAPTGLPALVPDAGGLSTGFNVSPLSGTPAPAGVGSRVAPVPQPVPEAGAFTIIDQDAAIRLGKALFWDVQVGSDGQMACASCHFSAGADNRRTNTVHPGVDTVFDIVVAPGQTLSSFFTFSADTLLAGFDDRVGSGGVFSQDFISLPADLDDPVEVCEPIVHPDAAQATFGTANRLVTGRNAPTVLGAVFYLDNFWDGRASQDFNGENPLGNGSRVAALSSLASQATGPPLSDVEMSCAGRDWDDIGAKMVLRTPLAFQLVAPTDSVLGPLSNAPDNGLTAGFPDRALTYADLIAAAFGTNGLTGTEAVDFYIDEFANIWGQALQAYQATLIPNRTPYDLGTLSPTQLVGLDELRNGSNCFDCHVEPEFSDATVRVINLRGGPNTPKQIGGNPAGDQGFHNIGVSVTDDDLGRSDSPGGVYNSSEFNDGAFKTPGLRNLILTAPFMHNGSIATILDVLDFYDGQDQVANPEINPLSQDGVSGGREAEVVDFLTNGLLDCRVANNVAPFDHPELVIPNGSTLPAVGAAGNGTICP; encoded by the coding sequence ATGCAACACCCCCTGCGAGAATTGAAAATCCTCTTCGTAATTCTGGCTCTAGCCCTGGCCGTGACAGGATGTGGAGGCGGAGGCGGAGGATCCGATGACCCCCCACCCGCTACCGATCCCGATCCGCCCCCGGTGACAACAGCTATCCCCACCGCACCCACAGGGCTTCCTGCCTTGGTGCCGGATGCTGGCGGCCTCTCAACAGGCTTTAATGTTTCACCACTCAGTGGAACACCAGCGCCGGCGGGCGTGGGTAGCCGCGTCGCCCCCGTTCCGCAGCCGGTCCCCGAGGCCGGAGCATTTACCATCATCGATCAGGATGCCGCCATTCGCCTCGGCAAGGCACTTTTCTGGGATGTACAGGTGGGAAGCGACGGGCAGATGGCCTGCGCCAGCTGCCACTTCAGTGCCGGAGCCGACAACAGGAGGACCAATACCGTTCATCCTGGCGTGGATACTGTTTTCGACATAGTCGTAGCGCCCGGGCAAACCCTGAGCAGTTTCTTCACCTTCAGTGCAGACACGCTCCTCGCCGGTTTTGATGACAGGGTCGGTTCCGGCGGTGTTTTCAGTCAGGATTTCATCAGCCTGCCTGCCGATCTTGACGATCCGGTGGAGGTCTGTGAGCCCATAGTGCATCCGGATGCCGCCCAGGCCACTTTCGGCACTGCCAACCGGCTTGTGACAGGTCGCAACGCTCCTACTGTTCTTGGTGCCGTTTTCTACCTTGACAACTTCTGGGATGGCAGAGCCAGTCAGGATTTCAACGGGGAAAACCCTCTCGGTAACGGCTCCCGGGTCGCAGCGCTTTCCAGCCTCGCCTCCCAGGCTACGGGACCCCCCTTATCGGATGTCGAGATGTCCTGTGCAGGCCGCGATTGGGACGATATCGGCGCCAAGATGGTCCTTCGCACCCCGCTGGCCTTTCAGCTGGTGGCTCCCACGGACAGTGTACTCGGCCCGCTTTCCAATGCTCCCGATAACGGCCTTACCGCCGGCTTCCCCGATCGGGCGCTCACCTACGCCGACCTGATCGCCGCCGCCTTCGGCACCAACGGCCTCACCGGCACTGAAGCCGTCGATTTTTATATCGACGAATTTGCGAATATCTGGGGACAGGCCCTGCAGGCCTACCAGGCAACCCTGATTCCCAATCGCACCCCCTATGACCTTGGAACCCTCTCCCCTACTCAGCTCGTCGGGCTGGACGAACTACGCAATGGCAGCAACTGTTTTGATTGTCATGTCGAACCGGAATTCAGCGATGCGACGGTCCGTGTCATAAACTTGAGGGGCGGACCGAATACACCAAAGCAGATCGGGGGAAATCCCGCGGGAGATCAGGGCTTTCACAATATCGGCGTTTCTGTCACTGACGATGATCTCGGCCGATCGGACAGCCCGGGAGGGGTTTACAACTCCTCGGAATTCAACGACGGCGCTTTCAAAACGCCGGGTCTGCGGAATCTGATTCTTACCGCCCCGTTCATGCACAACGGTTCCATCGCCACTATTCTCGACGTGCTCGATTTTTATGATGGGCAAGACCAGGTGGCCAACCCCGAGATCAATCCGCTCTCTCAGGACGGCGTCAGCGGTGGCCGTGAGGCTGAAGTCGTCGACTTCCTGACCAACGGTTTGCTCGATTGCCGTGTTGCGAACAACGTCGCCCCTTTCGATCATCCGGAACTGGTCATCCCGAACGGATCGACTTTACCGGCAGTTGGGGCAGCAGGCAACGGTACGATTTGCCCGTAA
- the ltrA gene encoding group II intron reverse transcriptase/maturase, whose translation MEARREATPTAHSSGEAVITKLRRIAEKARKEPSFRFTSLYHLMNEEHLRGCFQRLRKNAAAGIDNLTKEMYAENLDTNLQELVERLHHMAYRPQPVRRKYIPKPGSDKLRPLGIPCLEDKLVQAGLVRILETVYEQDFLDDSYGFRPGRSCHQALRALSDTVEHGAVNHIVEADIKGFFDHVNQEWLIKFLEHRIGNRRVLRMVRRFLKAGVAEDGNVTVSDQGTPQGGVISPLLANIYLHYVLDLWFEKVFRKSCTGTARLIRYADDFVVCFQYQLDAERFRRELRMRLAKFGLEVEPTKTRVVEFGRYAVQNAKARGEKPGTFDFLGFTHYCGTKRNGTGFRMKRDTARKRFTAKLKAFKEWLKKARPLKTADLWETAKAKVKGHYAYYGVTDNLRGIKRFEEEVKKLLFKWLNRRGKRGCLSWEKFCEMLERFPLPQPRIKVRMFGHSVKPAM comes from the coding sequence ATGGAAGCGCGGCGTGAGGCAACACCGACCGCTCACAGCAGCGGGGAAGCGGTGATAACGAAATTGCGTCGCATAGCGGAGAAGGCCCGCAAGGAGCCCTCGTTCAGATTCACCAGCCTCTATCACCTGATGAACGAGGAACACCTGCGGGGGTGCTTTCAGCGGTTACGCAAGAACGCCGCTGCTGGCATCGACAATCTGACCAAGGAGATGTACGCTGAGAACCTCGACACCAATCTGCAAGAGCTGGTCGAGAGGCTGCACCACATGGCGTACAGACCGCAGCCTGTCCGGCGCAAGTACATCCCGAAGCCGGGCAGCGACAAACTACGCCCCTTGGGGATACCGTGCCTGGAGGACAAGCTCGTCCAGGCGGGACTCGTCCGGATCCTGGAAACGGTCTATGAGCAGGACTTCCTAGACGATTCCTATGGATTCCGGCCCGGCCGCAGCTGTCACCAGGCGCTCAGAGCCTTGAGCGACACAGTGGAGCACGGCGCGGTGAATCACATCGTCGAGGCCGACATCAAGGGCTTCTTCGACCACGTGAACCAGGAATGGCTGATAAAATTCTTGGAGCATCGCATCGGCAACCGGCGTGTCCTGCGCATGGTGAGGCGCTTTCTCAAGGCGGGTGTGGCGGAGGATGGAAACGTGACGGTCAGTGACCAGGGGACCCCGCAAGGCGGCGTCATCTCACCGCTGCTGGCCAACATCTACCTTCATTACGTACTCGATCTCTGGTTCGAAAAGGTCTTTCGCAAGAGCTGCACCGGCACAGCGCGCCTGATCCGCTACGCCGACGACTTCGTCGTCTGCTTCCAATACCAGTTGGATGCGGAGAGATTTCGGCGGGAGCTGAGAATGCGACTGGCGAAGTTCGGCCTTGAAGTGGAGCCGACCAAGACCAGAGTGGTGGAGTTTGGGCGGTACGCCGTTCAGAACGCCAAAGCAAGGGGGGAGAAGCCGGGCACCTTCGATTTTCTCGGCTTCACCCACTACTGCGGCACCAAGAGGAACGGCACCGGATTCCGGATGAAGCGGGACACAGCCCGCAAGAGGTTCACCGCCAAGCTGAAAGCCTTCAAGGAATGGCTCAAGAAAGCCAGACCCCTGAAGACTGCGGACCTGTGGGAGACAGCCAAAGCCAAAGTGAAAGGCCACTACGCCTATTACGGCGTCACGGATAATCTTCGAGGGATCAAGAGATTCGAAGAGGAAGTGAAGAAGCTTCTGTTCAAGTGGCTCAATCGGCGCGGCAAAAGAGGCTGTCTCAGTTGGGAAAAGTTCTGCGAGATGCTGGAGCGGTTCCCGCTACCTCAGCCGAGAATCAAGGTCAGGATGTTCGGACACTCAGTGAAGCCGGCCATGTGA
- a CDS encoding Ig-like domain-containing protein produces MREFRTLLRMAGVSLLLGLLLLPAGCGGGSSSSDGDGSDTPTVGNSIVSVSPADADMDVPITETIIVTCAETAVLGDISGVTLMTGVTNVPVTVSVSGNDMLVDPVPLLEKAREYTLTLPAGAIEGVDEETVITFTTIQIEFVERTGVLVSDIAGASIGRTDMSNNIVVSETGVIHEVWKVPAIMSASPAAEDGIYYSRSTDGGASFEPSVLVRAAAGLPVNVANQIEPEISCSGEDNVFIAYPNANGQMEVTRSSDGGDTWQTPVVIGEAGTLSEQKHITAMGANVYISANDGDAPQSASVDNGGNTFIRSTDSGVTFETPITGLMGYPLHALLINPLNGDIYILGTEPTGVNEPTDVFYVRSTDGGETFEVAVDSGHTVSHAGYCFDRLGRIVIIARDGKLVIGDMNTGTWSESDTVGTSSLSLQSTMTVDGDNTIYRVGTAASDSQIHITYSMDDGLTFTDELIDAGSYPNAASSVNMSGVAMVYMRDNAVYFAYRNPIAAP; encoded by the coding sequence ATGAGGGAGTTTCGCACGCTATTGAGAATGGCCGGTGTCAGTCTGCTTTTGGGTCTGCTTTTACTGCCTGCCGGTTGCGGCGGTGGTTCTTCCAGCAGCGACGGCGATGGAAGCGATACGCCAACCGTTGGCAATAGTATTGTCAGCGTGTCGCCGGCGGACGCCGATATGGACGTTCCCATCACTGAGACCATAATCGTCACCTGTGCCGAGACGGCGGTCCTCGGGGACATCAGCGGCGTAACCCTGATGACCGGTGTAACGAATGTTCCGGTCACCGTCAGTGTCAGCGGCAATGATATGTTGGTCGACCCGGTGCCCTTGCTGGAGAAGGCTCGAGAGTACACCCTGACCCTCCCCGCGGGGGCCATTGAAGGGGTGGATGAAGAGACCGTCATCACCTTTACCACCATCCAGATCGAATTTGTCGAGCGCACCGGCGTTCTGGTCAGCGATATTGCCGGTGCCTCCATCGGCAGGACCGACATGTCCAACAACATCGTTGTCAGTGAAACGGGGGTGATTCATGAGGTTTGGAAGGTTCCGGCGATCATGTCGGCGAGCCCCGCGGCGGAGGACGGCATCTACTATTCACGCTCCACCGACGGCGGCGCTAGCTTCGAACCCAGCGTTCTGGTGCGCGCGGCCGCCGGCCTGCCAGTGAATGTCGCCAACCAGATTGAGCCAGAAATCAGCTGCAGCGGTGAAGACAATGTCTTCATCGCTTACCCCAACGCCAACGGGCAGATGGAAGTGACTCGTTCCAGCGACGGCGGGGATACCTGGCAGACGCCAGTGGTGATCGGCGAGGCCGGCACCCTGTCTGAGCAGAAGCACATCACCGCCATGGGCGCCAACGTCTACATCTCTGCCAATGACGGCGACGCCCCGCAATCCGCTTCGGTGGATAATGGTGGCAATACTTTTATTCGCTCCACGGATAGTGGCGTCACCTTTGAAACGCCGATTACTGGTCTGATGGGCTATCCGCTGCATGCCCTGCTGATCAACCCGCTCAACGGGGATATCTATATCCTGGGAACGGAACCCACAGGTGTCAATGAACCGACAGATGTCTTCTACGTACGCAGCACCGACGGCGGGGAAACCTTCGAAGTGGCGGTGGATTCGGGGCACACAGTTTCTCACGCGGGCTACTGCTTTGACCGCCTGGGACGGATTGTGATCATCGCCCGTGACGGCAAGCTGGTGATCGGGGATATGAATACCGGCACCTGGAGCGAGTCGGACACCGTCGGCACCTCTTCACTGTCCTTGCAGTCGACCATGACGGTGGACGGCGACAACACCATCTATCGGGTGGGCACTGCCGCCTCCGACAGCCAGATTCATATCACTTATTCGATGGATGACGGGCTGACATTCACCGATGAGCTGATAGATGCAGGTTCGTACCCCAATGCGGCTTCGTCGGTGAACATGTCCGGTGTAGCAATGGTGTATATGCGTGATAATGCCGTATACTTTGCTTACCGTAATCCCATTGCCGCCCCTTGA
- a CDS encoding Fic family protein, with translation MTFGPHLMEPLLPEKREILEDMARGVLAKSAALGGRLHPLTQAAVVDLLRIVNSYYSNLIEGHSTHPVEIEQAMRQDYSRDPAKRELQQESLAHIACQKKIDKVLADQPETNPASREFICWIHKELYKELPEEFTWVTDKKEGERVRVYGGQLRTRYVEVGRHVGPPPESIGLFLDRFETFYNISKHHGLTPLIAAGAAHHRLMWIHPFLDGNGRAARLFTDAYLKCLPLPGYGLWNISRGLARRRDDYMTCLSHADAPRRNDLDGRGNLSREGLVEFCRFFLETSLDQIDYMGGLLDLDGLRDRIAGYIRLRTEKLIPPPKPGGHPLKVEAAHMLFEVLARGEVSRGDLIRVSGLAERTGRQVLSQLIEEGLLVSDLPKGPVRLTFPTYFAGFLFQNLYPNQMVLAGDSG, from the coding sequence ATGACTTTCGGCCCTCATCTCATGGAACCCCTCCTTCCAGAAAAACGAGAAATTCTGGAGGATATGGCCAGGGGTGTTTTGGCCAAGTCGGCAGCCCTGGGAGGCCGGCTACACCCGCTTACTCAGGCAGCGGTTGTCGACTTGCTGCGGATCGTCAACAGTTACTATTCCAATCTTATCGAGGGGCATAGCACTCATCCTGTCGAAATCGAACAGGCGATGCGGCAGGATTACTCCAGAGATCCGGCCAAAAGAGAATTGCAGCAAGAAAGTCTTGCACATATCGCCTGCCAGAAAAAGATCGATAAAGTCCTCGCCGATCAGCCGGAAACCAATCCTGCCAGCCGGGAATTCATCTGCTGGATTCACAAAGAGCTCTATAAGGAACTGCCTGAAGAGTTCACGTGGGTGACGGACAAAAAGGAAGGAGAGCGGGTTCGAGTATATGGAGGACAGTTAAGAACCCGCTATGTCGAAGTTGGGCGCCACGTCGGTCCGCCGCCTGAAAGCATCGGTCTTTTTCTCGACCGCTTCGAAACTTTTTACAATATCTCGAAGCATCACGGTTTGACCCCCCTCATTGCTGCCGGCGCCGCTCACCACCGCCTTATGTGGATTCACCCCTTCCTGGATGGCAATGGCCGTGCGGCACGGCTATTCACCGATGCCTACCTCAAATGCCTTCCCCTTCCGGGATATGGTTTGTGGAATATCAGCCGAGGACTGGCGCGACGCCGCGATGATTACATGACCTGTCTGAGCCACGCTGACGCGCCAAGACGAAACGATCTCGATGGCCGCGGCAATCTCTCCAGAGAGGGTCTGGTAGAGTTCTGTCGGTTTTTTCTCGAGACCAGTCTGGACCAGATCGATTATATGGGTGGCTTGCTCGATCTTGACGGGTTAAGGGATAGGATCGCAGGTTATATCCGCCTGCGAACCGAAAAACTCATTCCCCCGCCCAAGCCCGGCGGCCACCCTTTGAAGGTGGAAGCCGCCCACATGCTGTTTGAGGTCCTGGCCAGAGGTGAAGTGTCGCGCGGCGATCTCATCCGCGTCTCAGGGCTGGCTGAACGTACCGGCCGCCAAGTACTTTCTCAACTGATCGAAGAAGGCCTTCTGGTGTCCGATCTGCCCAAGGGTCCGGTAAGGCTGACTTTTCCAACTTATTTTGCAGGCTTTCTTTTCCAGAACTTGTACCCGAATCAAATGGTTCTGGCAGGAGATTCCGGATGA
- a CDS encoding alpha/beta hydrolase: MARKLSEKCSVLEPFQTEISVWGQVEELYRQIQENCTDRVFALGHSWGAWLVYLLAYKHPEVVKIAFLIGAGAFDVAYLPELQRRRLGALSIEEQTEYREVIKLLQKPSESSDSYLARLGALAEKADNYCVESTEENSESAVGTNGRQYQQVFAQAHRLREEGFFRKISGEIRCPVRIIHGKNDTTPVEGVVEPLRGVVPDLKCYAIDRCGHSPWKEKYGKEEFYRIVNREVKQSEGGARKL; the protein is encoded by the coding sequence TTGGCGAGAAAGCTGTCGGAGAAATGCTCCGTGCTCGAGCCGTTTCAGACCGAAATCAGCGTGTGGGGCCAGGTCGAGGAACTGTATCGGCAGATTCAAGAAAACTGCACGGACAGGGTGTTCGCACTGGGACATTCCTGGGGGGCGTGGCTCGTGTACCTTCTGGCTTATAAGCATCCCGAGGTGGTAAAAATTGCGTTCCTGATCGGCGCCGGTGCCTTTGATGTGGCATATCTGCCGGAGCTGCAGCGAAGACGGCTCGGAGCCCTGTCGATCGAGGAGCAGACGGAATACCGGGAAGTGATCAAATTGTTGCAAAAACCTTCAGAAAGCAGTGACAGTTATCTTGCCCGCCTGGGAGCGCTGGCCGAAAAGGCTGACAATTATTGCGTCGAGAGTACGGAGGAAAACAGCGAAAGCGCGGTGGGCACTAACGGCAGGCAATACCAGCAGGTATTTGCCCAGGCGCACCGCCTGAGAGAAGAAGGGTTTTTCAGGAAAATATCCGGTGAGATAAGGTGCCCGGTCAGGATCATCCATGGTAAGAACGACACCACTCCGGTCGAGGGAGTGGTCGAGCCGCTGCGAGGGGTGGTCCCCGATTTGAAATGTTATGCGATTGACAGATGCGGACACTCTCCCTGGAAGGAGAAATACGGAAAGGAAGAGTTTTATCGGATAGTGAACCGGGAAGTGAAACAGTCCGAAGGGGGAGCCAGGAAATTATAG
- a CDS encoding Mur ligase family protein, whose translation MASHSTKKSFFRHIHRKGVLFARKLGLPLKIKPHISTACITGSVGKTTTCRMVASILREAGKTVALSTTQGTYVGDSPRRFGDSSNGRRGSRLLVERQVDAAVFEIARGGLIDEGMLFSGYDVGAMLNVYDNHLGLKGVESRADLAKVKKQVVINARKMVVLNADDPFCLGVKEEIRAARTCLITMTADSPVVRDHMSSGGVAVRLEGSGAEAMIRLYEGDQMLLAMAALDIPASWGGRYRPAINNAMFAAAITYGLDVSAQTIRAGLGSFRSDEAGNPGRMNFYDHLPYKLLITWADGPEAACEIARFVSLFPVSGKKHLMLAAMGNRPDAFIVETALALSGRFDSYISTDWEDLRGRGPGEVAKLLASGFKKGGVDQSRIEIATSHEDALVRAFAKPSQGDLLVIVSFSGWKAKEQGLLKGTH comes from the coding sequence ATGGCGAGTCACTCCACCAAAAAAAGTTTTTTTCGACATATTCATAGAAAAGGGGTTCTGTTTGCGCGCAAACTGGGCCTCCCGTTGAAGATCAAGCCACACATTTCAACCGCTTGCATAACGGGCAGCGTGGGAAAAACAACGACTTGCCGAATGGTTGCATCGATTTTGCGGGAAGCAGGCAAAACGGTCGCGCTGAGCACGACTCAGGGTACCTATGTGGGAGACAGTCCACGGCGTTTCGGCGATTCTTCTAATGGCCGCCGCGGCAGTCGGCTGTTGGTTGAGCGCCAGGTTGATGCAGCGGTGTTTGAAATTGCACGAGGCGGTCTCATCGATGAGGGGATGCTGTTTTCCGGCTACGACGTCGGCGCGATGCTGAATGTTTACGACAATCACCTCGGCCTGAAGGGGGTTGAGTCTCGTGCCGATCTGGCCAAAGTAAAAAAACAGGTGGTGATCAATGCCCGGAAAATGGTGGTTTTGAACGCGGATGATCCTTTTTGTCTTGGTGTAAAGGAGGAAATTCGTGCCGCCCGCACCTGTCTGATCACGATGACTGCAGACAGCCCCGTTGTACGCGATCACATGTCGAGCGGGGGCGTTGCTGTTCGTCTGGAAGGCAGCGGGGCGGAAGCGATGATCAGGTTGTATGAGGGCGACCAAATGCTCCTCGCCATGGCCGCGCTGGATATTCCGGCCAGTTGGGGAGGTCGATATCGGCCGGCAATCAACAATGCCATGTTTGCTGCAGCCATTACTTACGGGTTGGATGTTTCTGCGCAAACCATACGAGCGGGCTTGGGCAGCTTTCGGTCAGATGAGGCCGGGAACCCGGGCCGAATGAATTTTTATGACCATCTGCCCTACAAATTGTTGATCACCTGGGCAGACGGCCCGGAGGCGGCATGTGAAATCGCTCGTTTTGTGTCCCTATTCCCAGTTTCAGGGAAAAAGCATCTGATGCTCGCGGCTATGGGAAATCGCCCGGACGCTTTCATCGTGGAGACGGCGCTGGCGCTTTCGGGCAGGTTTGACAGCTACATCAGCACCGACTGGGAAGACTTGCGTGGGCGTGGGCCTGGGGAAGTTGCCAAGCTTCTGGCGAGCGGGTTCAAAAAAGGCGGGGTCGACCAAAGCAGGATAGAAATCGCCACGTCGCATGAGGATGCCTTGGTACGTGCATTTGCCAAGCCGTCTCAGGGGGACTTGCTCGTGATAGTGAGTTTTAGCGGCTGGAAGGCAAAAGAACAAGGCTTGCTCAAAGGCACCCATTGA
- a CDS encoding methyltransferase domain-containing protein codes for MGADAYEGLAARYDWMSSNNPARERFFLELFKKYGVSRVLDCACGTGEDLLMFHRMADSLWGSDLSDAMLARARQKIIEAKAEIPLLKADYRELPKHFQTEFDAVVCLSNAINEPLEDTETVRALLSMKSVLRSGGILVFDQGQSDVSMRNSLRFDPVVNNRDYTRFFVIDYAGDIQTINIFDFIHTEQSTDFFHSTIRVKIRLQDSWWQMLGEAGFEKVAFFGDWKMTPYDRESSRRLIVVAEKS; via the coding sequence ATGGGAGCGGATGCCTATGAAGGATTAGCCGCCCGTTACGATTGGATGAGCTCGAACAACCCCGCTCGGGAACGCTTTTTTCTGGAATTGTTCAAGAAATACGGGGTATCCAGGGTCCTTGATTGTGCCTGTGGTACGGGCGAGGATCTGCTCATGTTTCACCGGATGGCTGACTCCCTCTGGGGGTCTGACCTTTCAGATGCAATGCTGGCGCGGGCCCGGCAAAAAATAATTGAAGCGAAGGCCGAAATCCCCCTTTTGAAAGCCGATTACCGGGAACTTCCAAAGCATTTCCAGACAGAGTTCGATGCTGTGGTCTGTCTCAGCAACGCGATCAACGAACCCCTCGAAGATACCGAGACCGTGCGGGCGCTTTTAAGCATGAAATCGGTGCTGCGTTCCGGGGGCATCCTTGTTTTCGACCAAGGGCAGTCGGACGTTTCCATGCGCAATTCGCTGCGTTTCGATCCGGTTGTCAATAATCGGGACTACACGAGATTCTTTGTCATCGATTACGCCGGCGACATTCAGACGATCAATATCTTTGACTTCATTCACACGGAACAGAGCACGGATTTCTTCCATTCCACCATTCGTGTAAAAATCCGGCTTCAGGATTCGTGGTGGCAAATGCTGGGCGAAGCGGGTTTTGAAAAAGTCGCATTCTTCGGGGATTGGAAAATGACCCCGTATGACAGGGAGTCGAGCCGAAGGCTGATTGTTGTTGCGGAAAAATCATAA